A window from Bombus pascuorum chromosome 12, iyBomPasc1.1, whole genome shotgun sequence encodes these proteins:
- the LOC132912837 gene encoding cytochrome b-c1 complex subunit 9 has product MISRFLYRYIFRRTSSFVLGIVIASAFFERAYDHACESIFEWINEGRLWMHIKHNYENSLQTQTQSDRKGAVEKETSDLQKVPNENARED; this is encoded by the exons AtgatttctcgttttctttatCGCTATATTTTTAGGCGGACATCTAGCTTCGTTCTTGGCATCGTTATCGCCTCGGCATTTTTTGAAAGAGCTTATGACCACGCTTGTGAAAGTATTTTTGAATGGATAAACGAAGGA AGACTTTGGATGCACATAAAACACAACTATGAAAATTCACTACAGACACAGACACAGAGTGATCGCAAAGGAGCTGTCGAGAAAGAAACATCAGACTTACAGAAAGTACCTAATGAGAATGCGAGAGAAGACTGA
- the LOC132912775 gene encoding polyribonucleotide nucleotidyltransferase 1, mitochondrial, whose protein sequence is MVLFRHSKLLNNRNLSFLCWKSHKKNKNTFQVKFMSSDAVGNVHIDLSNGSKITLSSGKYARFTSGSVIATLGDTSVMSTVVRKNEPCNNSIIPLTVNYRQKASAIGRIPTNFLRREIGYTDHEILISRIIDRSVRPLFEPEYRYETQIICNLLASDGINNPDILSINAASAALSISDIPWMGPVAAVRVGLIDNTYIINPTKRDLQNSQLNLVLSSMSKNLIVMIEGSANDILEPELRKAIKIGAKECQTIIQSIKKLQSHVGKPKLEINNGSELNNDVEEFVKNFAEHEIREIFSCHSHDKISRDTAIFGLRDRMLKSITDHNSDFIQNAAKAFNKISKENFRSLVFETNKRCDGRATDELRDIECQVDLFQPLHGSAFFQRGQTQVLCTVTLDSIESSLKLDNISMQSSGIKEKNFFLHYEFPPYAVNETGKLTGYDRREVGHGALAERGLRAVIPKDYPFAIRLTSEVLESNGSSSMASVCGGSLALMDAGVPISSPVAGVAMGLICNPHTTELTDNNYKILTDISGIEDYLGDMDFKITGTKRGFTALQVDIKIAGVPLKVIMKAIENSHVAKNQILNIMNSAISSPASNKKNNKPVLDTIEVPVHQRGKFLGIGGSNIKKILYETGVNIHSLDDTVFSIFAPNQNAMNEAKDMINEIIQKNVEPVLTFGDIYTAKITEIRATGVMVTLYPSMVPALLPNSQLDQRKIHHPDVLGLNVGDEIKVKYFGRDPVNGHVRLSRKVLQGPIVFEKDFNNIKKTLDAHKTQL, encoded by the exons ATGGTACTGTTTAGACATAGTAAGTTAttaaacaatagaaatttaaGTTTTTTATGTTGGAAAAGtcataaaaagaataaaaatacatttcaagTTAAATTTATGTCGAGCGATGCTGTAGGAAATGTACATATAGACTTATCTAATGG aTCAAAGATTACACTATCAAGTGGGAAATATGCACGATTTACATCTGGGAGTGTTATTGCTACGCTTGGCGATACATCAGTCATGTCTACTGTGGTTAGGAAAAATGAACCATgcaataattctataattccATTAACTGTGAACTACAGACAAAAAGCTTCTGCAATTGGACGTATaccaacaaattttcttcgtagAGAAATAGGTTACACGGATCATGAGATCCTTATTAGCAGAATAATAGATAGATCTGTACGTCCCTTGTTTGAGCCAGAATACCGCTATGAAACacaaataatatgtaatttactAGCTAGTGATGGAATTAATAATCCAGATATATTATCCATTAATGCTGCCTCTGCAGCTTTAAGTATTTCGGATATTCCATGGATGGGACCTGTAGCAGCTGTAAGAGTTGGTCTTATTgacaatacatatataattaatccTACGAAACGTGATCTTCAGAATAGCCAATTAAATCTTGTACTGTCATCTATGtccaaaaatttaattgtcaTGATAGAAGGATCGGCAAATGATATTTTAGAGCCAGAACTtcgaaaagcaataaaaatagGTGCTAAAGAATGTCAAACAATTATAcaatctataaaaaaattacaaagtcATGTTGGAAAACCCAAACTAGAGATTAATAATGGCAGTGAATTAAACAATGATGTGGAAGagtttgtaaaaaattttgcaGAGCATGAAATACGTGAAATTTTTAGTTGTCATTCACACGACAAAATTTCGCGAGACACTGCCATTTTTGGTCTCAGAGATAGGATGTTAAAAAGTATAACAGATCATAATTcagattttattcaaaatgcTGCAAaagcttttaataaaatttctaaggAAAATTTCAGATCTTTAGTATTTGAAACCAATAAAAG atgTGACGGTCGTGCAACAGATGAGTTGAGAGATATAGAATGCCAGGTAGATTTATTTCAGCCTCTTCATGGCTCAGCCTTCTTTCAACGAGGACAAACTCAAGTTTTATGCACAGTAACTCTTGACAGTATAGAAAGTTCTCTTAAATTGGATAATATCTCAATGCAATCTAG tggtataaaagagaaaaatttttttctgcATTATGAATTCCCACCATATGCTGTAAATGAAACAGGTAAACTTACTGGATATGATCGTAGAGAAGTTGGTCATGGAGCATTAGCAGAGAGAGGATTGCGAGCAGTTATACCAAAAGATTATCCATTTGCTATAAGACTAACAAGCGAAGTATTAGAATCTAATG GCTCGTCTTCTATGGCTTCTGTTTGTGGTGGTAGTCTAGCATTAATGGATGCAGGTGTGCCAATATCATCTCCTGTTGCTGGTGTAGCTATGGGATTAATATGTAATCCTCATACTACTGAGTTAACGGAtaacaattacaaaattttaactgATATATCA GGTATAGAAGATTATCTTGGAGACATGGATTTTAAAATTACGGGTACAAAAAGAGGGTTTACAGCCTTACAagttgatataaaaatagcgGGAGTCCCTTTAAAAGTGATAATGAAAGCTATCGAAAACTCACATGTGGCTAAAAATCAAATTCTTAATATCATGAATTCAGCAATATCTTCTCCAGCAagtaacaagaaaaataataagccTGTACTTGATACCATAGAAGTACCAGTTCATCAGAGGGGAAAATTTCTTGGGATTGGAGGCTCgaacataaaaaaaattttatatgaaactggagttaat aTACATTCGTTGGACGATACAgtgttttctatatttgcaCCTAATCAAAATGCAATGAATGAAGCCAAAGAcatgataaatgaaattatacaaaaaaacGTGGAACCAGTATTGACATTTGGTGACATCTATACTGCAAAAATAACTGAAATTCGTGCAACTGGGGTCATGGTTACATTGTATCCCAGTATGGTACCAGCGTTATTACCTAATTCCCAGTTAGATCAACGTAAAATTCATCATCCTGACGTACTAGGATTGAATGTTGGAGatgaaataaaagtgaaatattttggaCGAGATCCTGTGAATGGGCACGTTAGATTATCTCGAAAAGTGTTGCAAGGCCCAATTGTTTTTgaaaaagatttcaataatattaaaa AGACTTTGGATGCACATAAAACACAACTATGA
- the LOC132912756 gene encoding toll-like receptor 8 codes for MMKLPISLSIVLIFSPLIVVGNIIPIDYETTMNEICQNESLTLYFTSSTEIYENSIVSPTLKCITIKGYVPKFKDGVFENVPNLKFLNLSNNKIYSDNLFTFGSLSHVKILDLSNQNVYNNYRPNVDGVYPELEYLNLRNARIDGLTSSRKNQFPKLKYLDLSENLIKYRMSLSLDMPSTLTHLDLSNNDINQFSFEQMENLLSLTLDRNSIVYLEPYRGIDLTGLEKLEKLSLAYNKISYISGQAIEKMSNLRHLDLSSNSLSTFDFDMLKSMKSLEILALDNNSLDRVPVTTSLNITQLSLNRNNIRYLTINTFFYLQSLKNLSLSENKIESIQADTFQNQVLLEELYLNDNQLSYLPTNWCESMKMLRYLNLAGNKFALLESVIYSSNLPVQHLHFERNPLTYINGSLFRLIPENMTIYLNVNVTSNRPSNVRDVSTLVSWYAFNHSLSFYMLFLKTHNHASKLSVFICLCSHRHISICNKIIILLSTLISITKSIPKISWEKDADRTWITYRNAISNINFVACSEDESINLHGLGLEKIPKDLVKSKAIESILLHNNSIRKIPIDAFAEAPLLKCLNLGYNYISFDNLEIKHNNLKTLIMDFQSIPETNDVTVLRQPKIRCPNVDTLSWRGITHEFPLLWMEIFPKLKNIYLSDSRYIQIVNETAMSYLPNLRSLYLERNSISEFIMDDLGNIETLYLDENPLEEFWINPIRQRLKILSLSNCSLFNIFELNIRSLESLNLSHNRIHVIPIGVFQHTFLLENLNLDNNQLTTIPPIDRLNNLKTLSLNYNLLSNITDIVTSSTLKTLNLRGNEIKNIDVIEMWDLKMLEYLDISHNKLESLPLKWHKGMNRLKYLNLQYNNFISIENMSIFHMSYLKKLYIKNNNIMYIDLNTLSSVPNNCTIYVL; via the exons ATGATGAAGCTGCCGATCTCTTTGTCGatagtattaattttctcgCCGTTGATTGTAGTTGGAAATATTATTCCGATCGACTACGAAACGACCATGAATGAGATTTGCCAGAACGAAAgtttaacattatacttcaCTAGTTCTACAGAGATTTATGAAAACAGTATTGTTTCTCCTACTCTAAAATGTATCACCATAAAAGGTTACGTTCCTAAATTCAAGGATGGAGTTTTCGAAAACGTGCcaaatttgaaattccttAACCTCAGTAATAATAAGATCTATTCGGATAACTTATTCACTTTTGGTAGTCTTTCACACGTGAAAATACTAGATCTCAGTAATCAAAAtgtttacaataattatagACCAAACGTAGACGGCGTGTATCCTGAacttgaatatttgaatttaagaAATGCTCGCATAGACGGGTTAACATCGTCACggaaaaatcaatttccaaAACTGAAATATTTGGATCTATCAGAGAatctaataaaatacagaatgtCTTTGTCGCTAGATATGCCCTCCACATTAACGCATCTTGATCTGAGTAACAACGACattaatcaattttcatttgaacAAATGGAAAATCTGTTGTCGTTAACGTTAGATCGTAACTCAATTGTGTATCTTGAGCCATATAGGGGTATTGATTTGACAGGGctggaaaaattggaaaaactGTCGCTAGCGTACAATAAGATCTCGTACATTAGCGGTCAAGCAATTGAAAAAATGTCCAACCTTCGGCATTTGGACCTTTCTAGCAATTCTTTATCGACTTTTGATTTCGATATGCTTAAATCGATGAAATCTTTAGAGATTCTTGCACTAGATAATAATTCGTTGGATCGTGTTCCCGTAACAACAAGTCTAAACATAACTCAACTCTCGTTAAATCGCAacaatatacgttatttaACGATTAACACCTTTTTCTATCTGCAAAGCTTAAAAAACTTATCTCTAAGCGAGAATAAAATCGAGAGCATCCAGGCGGACACGTTTCAGAACCAAGTGCTGTTAGAAGAGCTATATCTGAATGACAACCAATTAAGTTATTTACCAACAAATTGGTGTGAATCAATGAAAATGCTGCGATATCTAAATTTGGCGGGGAATAAATTCGCCTTGTTGGAATCAGTGATTTACTCTTCTAATTTGCCCGTGCAACATCTACACTTTGAACGCAACCCTCTTACGTACATCAATGGAAGTTTATTTCGACTGATACCAGAAAATATGACGATTTATCTAAACGTTAATGTAACGTCTAATAGACCGTCAAATGTACGTGATGTGTCAACTCTTGTCTCATG GTACGCATTCAATCATTCTTTGTCGTTTTACATGTTATTTCTTAAGACACATAATCATGCATCAAAGTTATCTGTTTTTATTTGTCTCTGTTCACATCGACACATTTCGATATGTAAT aAAATCATTATACTGTTGAGTACGTTAATAAGTATTACAAAATCGATACCGAAAATAAGTTGGGAAAAGGATGCGGATCGTACGTGGATCACGTATCGTAACGCgataagtaatataaatttcgtcGCATGTTCCGAAGACGAAAGTATTAATCTGCATGGACTGGGATTAGAAAAGATTCCTAAAGATCTGGTGAAAAGCAAAGCAATAGAATCAATATTGTTACATAACAATAGTATCCGAAAAATACCAATAGATGCATTCGCAGAAGCTCCTCTTTTGAAGTGTCTAAATCTCGGATATAATTATATCTCTTTCGATAATCTTGAGATAAAGCACAATAATTTGAAAACATTAATTATGGATTTTCAAAGTATACCAGAAACCAACGATGTAACAGTTTTAAGACAGCCAAAAATACGTTGTCCTAACGTTGATACATTGTCTTGGAGAGGAATAACTCACGAATTTCCTCTTTTGTGGatggaaatatttccaaagttaaaaaatatttatttatccgaCAGTCGATACATCCAAATTGTTAACGAAACTGCCATGTCTTATTTACCGAATTTGAGAAGTCTATACTTAGAACGAAATTCAATTAGTGAATTCATTATGGATGATCTTGGAAACATCGAGACATTGTATTTGGATGAGAATCCTCTCGAGGAATTTTGGATCAATCCAATACGACAAAggttaaaaattttatcattatctAACTGTTcgttgtttaatatatttgagTTAAATATTCGATCCTTAGAATCGTTAAATTTATCTCATAATCGAATTCATGTCATACCGATAGGCGTGTTCCAACACAcgtttttattagaaaatttgaatctaGATAACAATCAATTAACAACAATTCCTCCTATAGATCgcttaaataatttgaaaacatTGTCGTTAAATTATAACTTACTTAGCAATATTACGGATATAGTAACATCAAGTACTTTAAAAACGTTGAATCTACGCGGAAATGAGATAAAGAACATCGACGTAATAGAGATGTGGGATCTGAAAatgttagaatatttagacATATCtcataataaattagaatcaTTGCCTCTGAAATGGCACAAAGGCATGAACAGgctaaaatatctaaatttgcagtataataattttataagtatAGAAAATATGTCAATCTTTCACATgagttatttgaaaaaattgtacataaaaaataataatatcatgtATATAGATCTAAATACATTATCAAGTGTGCCAAATAATTGTACTATATATGtgctttaa